In Stenotrophomonas sp. 610A2, one DNA window encodes the following:
- a CDS encoding EAL domain-containing protein: MWNASPSSSSDRADARPARLGAGNPELAVLVDAANRSGTSLMLLHLDIDHFASVNENMSAEVGDQALVLIADRLRAFIGDRGRLWRHGSDEFLIAVPRTSQTPTPEDFAEQIRQQIELPLSVLPYTLFLTAKIGVGLCPEHSNTATGVLDLAEDALHQAGREGGNAVHVHVLHKPSSAHSESIISRQLVDAIDNGELRLRYQPLVSARDGHVMGMEALLRWQSPTLGMLVPERFMRTAERLGIIVQIGAWVLEMTLRQAKTWRDQGFEDFNVAVNVSTLQLLRPNFFTEVMAMLQSIGVPARMLTLEINESALTNNVNFVHETLANLRNEGISLCLDNFGTGDSSLSALVRYPVDKLKIDRSFIKSAPAANREAAISRAIIAMGHQLGMTVIANGVESQAQLGFLRRNDCDVFQGYLFGEPMSADAAGMTLRRRYLRPEAFAETRPDRTLLLLDDEENVLRSLVRLFRRDGYRILAAGNVRDAFDLLAINDVQVILSDQRMSDMSGTEFLGRVKMLYPDTIRLVLSGYTDLNTVTDAINRGAIYRFLTKPWNDDDLREHIRQAFRTHDEKQGVGAS; encoded by the coding sequence ATGTGGAATGCCAGCCCCTCTTCTTCCAGTGACCGCGCCGACGCGCGGCCGGCTCGGCTTGGGGCCGGCAATCCGGAACTGGCAGTCCTGGTGGATGCAGCCAACCGCAGCGGCACCTCCTTGATGCTGCTGCATCTGGACATCGATCACTTTGCCTCGGTCAATGAAAACATGAGCGCCGAAGTCGGTGACCAGGCCTTGGTGCTGATCGCCGACCGCCTGCGCGCCTTCATCGGTGACCGCGGACGGCTATGGCGCCACGGCAGCGACGAGTTCCTGATCGCGGTGCCACGCACCAGCCAGACGCCCACTCCGGAGGACTTCGCCGAGCAGATCCGCCAGCAGATTGAACTGCCGCTGTCGGTGCTGCCGTATACGCTGTTCCTGACTGCCAAGATCGGCGTCGGCCTGTGCCCGGAGCATTCCAACACCGCCACCGGCGTGCTGGATCTGGCCGAGGACGCCCTGCACCAGGCCGGCCGCGAAGGCGGCAACGCGGTGCATGTGCATGTCCTGCACAAGCCCAGTAGTGCCCACAGCGAGAGCATCATCTCGCGTCAGTTGGTGGATGCCATCGACAATGGCGAACTGCGCCTGCGCTACCAGCCGCTGGTAAGCGCCCGCGACGGCCATGTCATGGGCATGGAAGCGCTGCTGCGCTGGCAATCGCCAACGCTGGGCATGCTGGTGCCGGAGCGCTTCATGCGTACCGCCGAACGGCTCGGCATCATCGTGCAGATCGGCGCCTGGGTGCTGGAAATGACCCTGCGCCAGGCCAAGACATGGCGCGACCAGGGCTTCGAGGATTTCAATGTTGCCGTCAACGTCTCGACCCTGCAGCTGCTGCGCCCCAACTTCTTCACCGAAGTCATGGCGATGCTGCAGTCCATCGGCGTGCCGGCGCGCATGCTGACCCTGGAAATCAACGAAAGTGCGCTGACCAACAACGTCAACTTCGTCCACGAGACCCTGGCCAACCTGCGCAATGAAGGCATCAGCCTGTGCCTGGACAATTTCGGCACCGGCGACTCCAGCCTCAGCGCCCTGGTCCGCTACCCGGTGGACAAGCTCAAGATCGATCGCAGCTTCATCAAGAGCGCACCCGCGGCCAACCGTGAGGCGGCGATCAGCCGCGCCATCATCGCCATGGGCCACCAGCTGGGCATGACGGTGATCGCCAATGGCGTGGAGTCGCAGGCCCAGCTCGGTTTCCTGCGTCGCAACGACTGCGACGTGTTCCAGGGCTATCTGTTCGGCGAGCCGATGTCGGCCGATGCGGCCGGCATGACCTTGCGTCGTCGCTATCTGCGTCCGGAAGCGTTTGCCGAGACTCGCCCCGACCGCACCTTGCTGCTGCTGGACGACGAAGAAAACGTACTGCGTTCATTGGTGCGCCTGTTCCGTCGCGATGGCTACCGGATCTTGGCCGCGGGCAATGTGCGTGATGCCTTCGACCTGCTGGCGATCAACGACGTGCAGGTGATCCTGTCCGATCAGCGCATGAGTGATATGAGCGGCACCGAGTTCCTTGGCCGGGTGAAGATGCTGTACCCGGATACGATCCGCCTGGTGCTGTCCGGCTATACCGATCTCAACACCGTCACCGACGCAATCAACCGTGGCGCGATCTATCGTTTCCTGACCAAGCCATGGAATGACGACGACCTGCGCGAGCACATCCGCCAGGCCTTCCGCACCCATGATGAGAAGCAGGGTGTCGGGGCTTCTTAA